In Microvenator marinus, one genomic interval encodes:
- a CDS encoding ATP-dependent DNA ligase has product MSNFTSTWTSYGGGRKSPIGGLEDTELHDKLKNYKKLVAKRYRVVFPDNITKFLPEGKLWISTKIDGELWFLVKRGDEVALCAYNGRVLQGVPVVDEASKALEGSGDIIIPGELCAVPPDGSSRPRVGHVALCLGDDSLAKNLAFRAFDVLEADSEDWLYRAYEDRYKRLEELFSSGKRCALVTTIEGEKDVASEYFNEWVKSGKHEGVIARTEQGITYKIKPFITIDAVVLAFGEREENGRPEVREITVGVMRDDGSWHILGSVGTGFSEADRLDWHERLSAIEVPSSFRMANREGTLCRFVKPEIVVEVKVSDIVDTDSRDMPVRRMALEYDAADGWSALGSLPIVSLIHPTIVRERTDKAIDSQSIGLDQIFQHVPFEGRELKAESSDLSKSAILKRGVYKKDSKGNVAVRKYVAFATNKAEEDPNYPPFVVFFTDFSPGRKDPLKTDMRVTPHRDMVDAYITEWIADNVKKGWEEVV; this is encoded by the coding sequence ATGAGTAATTTTACGAGCACATGGACCTCATACGGAGGCGGCCGCAAATCACCAATCGGCGGTCTGGAAGATACCGAACTGCACGACAAGCTAAAAAACTACAAGAAGTTGGTGGCTAAGCGTTATCGCGTGGTGTTTCCGGACAATATCACGAAGTTTCTCCCTGAAGGGAAACTCTGGATCTCAACTAAGATCGACGGTGAGCTTTGGTTTCTTGTCAAACGCGGCGATGAAGTTGCGCTCTGCGCTTATAATGGTCGGGTTTTGCAAGGAGTGCCGGTTGTCGATGAAGCGTCAAAAGCACTTGAAGGCTCGGGCGACATCATCATTCCCGGCGAGCTTTGCGCCGTCCCTCCTGATGGAAGTTCTCGGCCGAGGGTCGGGCACGTCGCCCTCTGTCTCGGAGATGACTCTCTGGCAAAGAACCTTGCGTTCAGGGCATTTGACGTGCTGGAGGCGGACTCCGAGGACTGGCTTTATCGCGCCTACGAGGACCGCTACAAGCGCCTTGAGGAGCTTTTCTCTTCCGGCAAACGTTGTGCACTGGTCACGACGATTGAAGGCGAGAAAGATGTCGCGTCGGAGTATTTCAATGAATGGGTGAAGTCTGGAAAACACGAAGGTGTTATCGCTCGAACTGAACAAGGCATCACCTACAAGATTAAGCCGTTCATCACGATCGATGCGGTGGTCCTGGCATTTGGTGAGCGGGAAGAGAATGGTCGGCCAGAGGTCAGAGAGATCACCGTAGGCGTGATGAGGGACGACGGGTCATGGCATATTTTGGGTTCGGTCGGAACGGGCTTTTCTGAGGCCGATCGACTCGATTGGCACGAACGGTTGAGCGCGATTGAAGTGCCGAGTTCGTTCAGGATGGCCAATCGAGAAGGAACTCTTTGCCGATTTGTTAAGCCTGAAATCGTGGTCGAGGTGAAGGTATCCGATATTGTGGATACGGACTCCCGAGATATGCCGGTTCGCCGAATGGCGCTTGAATACGACGCTGCGGACGGCTGGAGCGCGCTTGGTAGCCTGCCTATCGTTTCGCTGATTCACCCTACAATCGTGCGTGAACGTACGGACAAGGCCATTGACTCTCAAAGCATTGGACTCGACCAGATCTTTCAACATGTGCCGTTTGAAGGACGTGAGCTCAAAGCAGAGTCCAGTGACCTTAGCAAATCGGCGATTCTTAAGCGTGGCGTGTACAAAAAGGACTCCAAAGGCAACGTTGCGGTCCGAAAGTATGTGGCTTTTGCCACCAACAAGGCCGAAGAAGACCCGAACTACCCTCCGTTTGTTGTATTCTTTACGGACTTTTCACCGGGCCGCAAAGACCCGCTCAAGACCGATATGCGTGTGACTCCGCATCGTGACATGGTGGATGCCTATATTACCGAATGGATTGCCGATAACGTCAAAAAAGGCTGGGAAGAAGTTGTATGA